The following proteins are co-located in the Microbulbifer sp. VAAF005 genome:
- a CDS encoding electron transfer flavoprotein-ubiquinone oxidoreductase: MEYDVVIVGAGPAGLAAACRIRQLNEDVSVCVVEKGSEVGAHILSGAVFEPTALNELFPDWKERGAPLNTEVKGDDIYVLRSEENSIKVPNMFVPSTMHNEGNYIISLGNLCRWLAEQAESLGVEIFPGFAAAEVLYNEDGSVKGIATGDMGIGMNGEQKDSYMPGMELHAKYTLFAEGCRGHLGKQLIERFKLDEDADPQHYGIGIKEIWKVPADKYQQGLVVHTAGWPLEQSSTHGGGFLYHLEDNQVVVGLITDLAYSNPHVSPFDEFQRYKHHPVIKQYLEGGERVAYGARAIVKGGLQSQPKMTFPGGLLIGDNAGTLNFAKIKGNHTAMKSGMIAAESVVEALAAERNSEELTDYTTKYRDSWAWKELHMQRNFGPAQHKWGNILGSAYAFVDINIFKGKLPWTLRDTKADHAQLKPAADCAKIDYPKPDGVLSFDKLSSVFISNTNHEEDQPCHLTLKDPEVPLSHNLPIYDEPAQRYCPAGVYEVIEDTNGKRFQINAQNCVHCKTCDIKDPTQNIVWVTPEGAGGPNYPNM, encoded by the coding sequence ATGGAATACGATGTAGTGATCGTGGGTGCCGGCCCCGCTGGATTGGCCGCGGCCTGTCGTATTCGTCAGCTCAATGAAGACGTCTCTGTATGTGTCGTGGAGAAAGGCTCAGAAGTAGGAGCTCACATCCTATCCGGTGCTGTATTTGAGCCCACCGCCCTTAATGAACTCTTCCCCGACTGGAAAGAACGTGGAGCCCCCCTCAATACTGAGGTAAAAGGCGACGACATCTACGTCCTGCGCAGCGAAGAGAACTCTATAAAAGTCCCCAACATGTTTGTGCCCAGCACCATGCACAACGAGGGCAACTACATTATCAGTCTCGGCAACCTGTGCCGTTGGCTGGCAGAACAAGCCGAAAGCCTGGGAGTGGAAATCTTCCCTGGCTTCGCTGCTGCTGAAGTTCTGTACAACGAAGATGGCTCTGTAAAAGGTATCGCTACTGGCGATATGGGCATCGGCATGAACGGAGAGCAGAAAGACTCTTACATGCCGGGCATGGAGCTGCATGCCAAATACACTCTCTTCGCTGAAGGTTGTCGCGGTCACCTGGGCAAGCAGCTGATCGAACGCTTTAAGCTAGACGAAGATGCCGACCCACAACACTACGGCATCGGTATTAAAGAGATTTGGAAAGTCCCTGCGGACAAATACCAGCAAGGCCTGGTTGTTCACACCGCTGGCTGGCCGCTGGAACAAAGCTCCACCCACGGTGGCGGCTTCCTTTACCACCTCGAAGACAACCAGGTTGTTGTCGGCTTGATTACTGACCTCGCCTACAGCAACCCCCATGTGAGTCCATTTGACGAGTTCCAGCGCTATAAACACCATCCGGTAATCAAGCAGTACCTGGAAGGTGGCGAGCGCGTCGCCTACGGTGCCCGCGCCATAGTAAAAGGTGGCCTTCAATCCCAACCGAAAATGACCTTCCCTGGCGGCCTGTTGATCGGTGATAACGCCGGCACCCTGAACTTTGCCAAGATCAAGGGCAATCACACCGCGATGAAATCCGGCATGATCGCGGCTGAGTCTGTAGTTGAAGCCCTCGCCGCTGAGCGCAACAGCGAAGAGCTGACCGACTACACCACCAAGTATCGCGATAGCTGGGCCTGGAAAGAGCTGCACATGCAGCGCAACTTCGGCCCTGCCCAGCACAAATGGGGCAACATTCTGGGATCTGCCTATGCATTTGTGGATATCAATATCTTTAAAGGCAAGCTTCCCTGGACCCTGCGCGACACCAAGGCTGACCACGCCCAGCTCAAACCTGCTGCTGACTGCGCAAAGATTGACTATCCGAAGCCCGACGGCGTACTCAGTTTTGACAAGCTATCTTCCGTGTTTATTTCCAATACTAACCACGAAGAAGACCAGCCTTGCCACCTGACCCTGAAGGACCCAGAAGTTCCGCTGAGTCACAACCTGCCGATTTACGATGAACCCGCGCAGCGCTACTGCCCTGCCGGTGTTTATGAGGTTATTGAGGACACCAACGGTAAGCGCTTCCAGATCAACGCTCAAAACTGCGTACACTGTAAGACCTGTGACATTAAGGACCCAACCCAAAATATTGTTTGGGTAACCCCTGAAGGTGCCGGCGGCCCCAATTATCCAAATATGTAA
- a CDS encoding type II secretion system protein N — MVVRQLICLWLPTGTKRSAGVSAGRAQKPERGSPPSAASLPSTPFFGRAEPKKATEVPEVDLDNIPLTQLNIVLSGVFDSSNKTKASALVSEKGKPSKRLYVGDRLPGGAELYSVEVDHVVLRRNGRMEKLTYPEVDGRPNVPLKGVSSSRQRTASSSSSRRSTAQRGENQQNIRERMEQLRELARERRAQREPK, encoded by the coding sequence GTGGTTGTCCGGCAACTTATTTGCTTATGGCTCCCTACTGGTACCAAGCGATCCGCAGGAGTCTCTGCTGGTAGAGCGCAAAAGCCCGAGAGGGGCTCTCCCCCCAGCGCTGCCAGTCTCCCCAGCACTCCGTTCTTTGGTCGTGCTGAACCTAAAAAAGCTACGGAAGTCCCTGAAGTCGATCTCGATAATATTCCTTTGACTCAGTTGAATATCGTTTTATCCGGTGTTTTTGATAGTTCCAATAAAACCAAAGCCAGTGCTCTGGTGTCGGAGAAAGGTAAACCCTCCAAGCGTTTGTATGTTGGTGATCGGCTTCCAGGTGGCGCCGAACTATATTCTGTTGAGGTTGACCACGTGGTTCTTCGTCGTAATGGCAGGATGGAAAAACTGACATACCCAGAAGTGGATGGAAGACCAAACGTACCTTTGAAAGGCGTCAGTAGTTCCAGGCAGAGAACGGCGAGTTCCAGCTCCTCCAGAAGAAGCACTGCGCAACGGGGTGAGAACCAGCAGAACATTCGGGAGAGAATGGAGCAACTGCGTGAATTGGCCCGCGAGCGACGTGCTCAGCGTGAGCCTAAATAA
- a CDS encoding FAD-binding protein has protein sequence MSILVIAEHDNAELKGATLNTIAAAKAIGGDVAVLVAGSGCGPVAEAAAKAEGVSKVLLADNAAYEHQLAENVAKLVADLGKDYGHILAPATTTGKNMLPRAAALLDVQPISDIVAVESADTFKRPIYAGNVIATVQSSDAIKVISVRTTAFDAVSAEGGSAAVESVDIADDAGASSFVGEELAVSDRPELTAASVVISGGRGMQNGENFEMLYKLADKLGAAVGASRAAVDAGFVPNDMQVGQTGKIVAPDLYIAVGISGAIQHLAGMKDSKVIVAINKDEEAPIFSVADYGLVADLFEAVPELETKL, from the coding sequence ATGAGCATTCTGGTTATTGCTGAACACGACAACGCCGAGCTGAAGGGCGCTACGCTCAATACCATCGCTGCTGCCAAGGCTATTGGCGGTGATGTTGCTGTATTGGTTGCTGGATCTGGCTGCGGCCCTGTCGCGGAAGCTGCTGCTAAAGCTGAAGGCGTTTCCAAAGTACTGCTGGCAGATAATGCTGCTTACGAGCATCAGTTGGCTGAGAACGTTGCCAAGCTGGTAGCGGACTTGGGCAAAGACTACGGCCACATCCTGGCTCCAGCCACTACTACCGGCAAGAACATGCTGCCACGCGCTGCTGCGCTGCTGGATGTACAGCCGATTTCCGACATCGTTGCTGTTGAAAGTGCAGATACTTTCAAGCGCCCGATTTATGCCGGTAACGTCATTGCCACTGTACAGAGCTCCGATGCCATTAAGGTGATCTCTGTGCGTACTACTGCCTTCGACGCAGTGTCCGCTGAAGGTGGAAGTGCCGCAGTTGAGTCTGTAGATATCGCAGATGACGCTGGTGCTTCCTCTTTTGTTGGTGAAGAGCTGGCTGTATCCGATCGCCCTGAATTGACCGCTGCGAGCGTAGTCATTTCTGGTGGCCGCGGCATGCAGAATGGCGAAAACTTCGAAATGCTGTATAAACTGGCCGACAAGCTGGGTGCTGCAGTTGGCGCCTCCCGTGCTGCTGTGGATGCAGGTTTCGTACCTAACGATATGCAGGTTGGCCAAACCGGTAAGATCGTTGCTCCTGATCTGTATATTGCCGTTGGCATCTCCGGCGCAATCCAGCACTTGGCAGGCATGAAAGACTCCAAGGTTATCGTAGCCATTAACAAGGATGAAGAAGCACCGATCTTCTCCGTTGCTGACTATGGCCTGGTAGCTGATCTGTTTGAAGCTGTACCAGAGCTTGAGACAAAGCTGTAA
- a CDS encoding electron transfer flavoprotein subunit beta/FixA family protein — protein sequence MKVLVAVKRVVDYNVKVRPKADGSDVDTANVKMSINPFCEIAVEEAVRLKEKGVVSEIVAVSMGSKQCQEQIRTALALGADRGILVETDAELQPLAVAKCLKAIVEKEEPQMVILGKQSIDGDNNQTGQMLGALTGMGQGTFASEVAVEGDAVKVTREIDGGLQTVELKLPAIVTTDLRLNEPRYASLPNIMKAKRKPLDTTTPDELGVDITPRTKTLKVEPPAERQAGIKVADVAELVEKLKNEAKVI from the coding sequence ATGAAAGTTCTTGTAGCTGTGAAACGCGTTGTTGACTACAACGTCAAGGTTCGCCCCAAGGCGGACGGCTCTGACGTTGATACAGCCAACGTCAAAATGTCTATCAACCCCTTCTGCGAAATCGCAGTAGAAGAGGCGGTGCGCTTGAAGGAAAAAGGCGTTGTCAGCGAGATAGTCGCCGTTTCCATGGGCTCCAAGCAATGCCAAGAGCAAATCCGCACTGCACTGGCCCTGGGTGCCGACCGCGGTATCCTGGTTGAGACCGATGCTGAGCTGCAGCCTTTGGCAGTAGCCAAATGCTTGAAAGCGATTGTTGAGAAAGAAGAGCCTCAAATGGTAATTCTGGGCAAGCAGTCCATCGATGGCGATAACAACCAGACCGGCCAGATGCTGGGCGCTTTGACTGGCATGGGGCAGGGTACCTTCGCCTCTGAAGTTGCCGTAGAAGGCGACGCTGTTAAGGTAACTCGTGAAATTGACGGCGGCCTGCAGACTGTTGAACTGAAACTGCCTGCCATTGTTACTACTGACCTGCGCCTGAATGAGCCGCGTTACGCCTCCCTGCCTAACATCATGAAGGCAAAGCGTAAGCCTCTCGATACCACGACCCCGGATGAGCTGGGCGTTGATATTACTCCCCGCACCAAAACCCTGAAAGTTGAGCCGCCGGCTGAGCGTCAAGCAGGCATTAAGGTTGCTGACGTTGCTGAACTGGTAGAGAAACTGAAAAACGAGGCGAAGGTAATCTGA